In the Adlercreutzia equolifaciens DSM 19450 genome, one interval contains:
- a CDS encoding YhgE/Pip domain-containing protein gives MLKRMRTYLGVIFAIFARDVKRVLRNPVALVIALGMIVMPSAYAWYVVVANWDPYSNTTGMLVAVANEDAGADSPETGHLDVGAQVVAQLHDNHEMGWEFTDAEAAINGVYEGRYWAALVIPKDFSADFASVFTGDFTQPTIDYYVNEKPSSIAPKVTDAAANAVEAAVNENFVKTVSEKVVETTQKVGAEAEEKADAAEGSLTAGVRSAKETVSETRTTLEGLVSTVNDTQTSVARADDTLAGLQDDVPHLLEAIGQSKELLAKARSTVNEYGTALSKNATDGALQLSSAAAQAQRALGTVSGDVAAAKAATNTALATAEGLLADNKVLISDLTSQAGAAGADPAIAQALSEARTANERLTTTTDALRTASDDLASTADSLETEASTLDTAAQSASETIRATAATFQDSVLPDITTSLDSLVEACGTLEGALRGLTPSLAEARAILEQLGDTLTSSETSLSTTSDSLSTMETNLEQSLTDLTALQNSATVKDLATYLKADPEKIGAFMAAPVALDTQLVYPVKNYGSGVTPFFTNLALWVAGFILMAMVKLRVDPEGLPKFTAVQAYFGRWLFYMVCGLAMGLVCCVGDLALGIQCESPAAFIGAGLLTVFVDVNLMFALAYAFRHIGKAIAVILLIVQIPGSSGMFPIEMMPDFFQVIHPLLPFTYSIDAMREAIGGFYGMDYLHDMLLLGLLFVPLGFAIGLGIGRCDFNLNLMFDEKLGATDLLLAEPVTASAKAAGQTPARYRTRTLVRALLNIDAFRQALIARAERFHRAYPVLRRIGWVALIAQPLVTFAIMVLVHADVDTRVMMLMAMVVGIIVVDTYLIVISYLDTNLAHQLALANLNAEELQKRASGQIGGDSA, from the coding sequence AACACCACCGGCATGTTGGTAGCCGTGGCCAACGAGGACGCCGGCGCCGACAGCCCTGAGACGGGGCATTTGGACGTGGGCGCGCAGGTGGTGGCCCAGTTGCACGACAACCACGAGATGGGCTGGGAATTCACCGACGCCGAAGCGGCCATAAACGGCGTCTATGAGGGACGCTACTGGGCGGCGCTCGTCATCCCGAAGGATTTCAGCGCCGATTTCGCCAGCGTGTTCACCGGCGACTTCACCCAACCGACCATCGACTACTACGTGAACGAGAAGCCCTCCTCCATCGCGCCCAAGGTAACCGACGCGGCGGCCAACGCCGTTGAGGCGGCCGTCAACGAGAACTTCGTGAAGACGGTGTCGGAGAAGGTGGTGGAAACGACCCAGAAGGTGGGGGCCGAGGCGGAAGAGAAGGCCGATGCCGCCGAGGGCAGCCTCACCGCCGGCGTTCGCAGCGCCAAAGAAACCGTCAGCGAAACCCGCACAACCTTGGAAGGGCTCGTCAGCACCGTAAACGACACGCAGACGTCCGTCGCTCGCGCCGACGACACGCTGGCGGGGCTTCAAGACGACGTGCCGCATCTGCTGGAGGCCATCGGGCAATCGAAGGAGCTGCTCGCGAAGGCGCGGAGCACCGTGAACGAGTACGGGACGGCGCTTTCCAAGAACGCCACCGATGGGGCGCTGCAGTTGTCGAGCGCCGCCGCGCAGGCCCAGCGCGCGCTGGGCACCGTGAGCGGCGATGTCGCAGCGGCCAAAGCGGCCACCAATACGGCCCTTGCCACGGCCGAGGGGCTGCTGGCCGACAACAAGGTGCTCATCAGCGACCTCACGTCCCAGGCCGGAGCGGCCGGCGCCGACCCGGCCATCGCCCAAGCTCTCTCCGAAGCCCGCACTGCCAACGAGCGGCTGACGACCACGACGGACGCCCTGCGCACGGCCTCAGACGACCTGGCTTCCACGGCCGACTCCCTGGAAACTGAGGCGAGCACCTTGGACACGGCGGCGCAATCGGCCTCCGAAACTATTCGCGCCACGGCGGCCACCTTCCAAGACAGCGTGCTGCCGGACATCACGACCAGCTTGGATTCCCTGGTGGAAGCCTGCGGCACCCTGGAAGGAGCCCTGCGCGGGCTGACCCCGTCGCTCGCCGAAGCACGGGCCATTTTGGAGCAACTCGGCGACACGCTGACCTCTTCCGAGACCTCGCTTTCCACCACTTCCGATTCCCTGAGCACCATGGAGACGAACCTGGAGCAGTCGCTCACCGACCTGACCGCGCTGCAGAACTCCGCCACCGTGAAGGATCTGGCCACCTATTTGAAGGCCGACCCGGAGAAGATCGGCGCCTTCATGGCCGCGCCCGTGGCCCTGGACACGCAACTGGTGTACCCCGTGAAGAACTACGGCAGCGGCGTCACCCCCTTCTTCACGAATCTGGCCCTGTGGGTGGCCGGTTTCATCCTCATGGCCATGGTGAAGCTGCGCGTCGATCCGGAGGGGCTGCCGAAGTTCACCGCCGTGCAGGCCTACTTCGGACGCTGGCTGTTCTACATGGTGTGCGGGCTGGCCATGGGGCTCGTCTGCTGCGTGGGCGATTTGGCCCTCGGGATTCAGTGCGAGAGCCCGGCGGCCTTCATCGGCGCGGGACTGCTCACGGTGTTCGTGGACGTGAACCTCATGTTCGCGCTGGCCTACGCGTTTAGGCACATCGGGAAGGCCATCGCGGTCATTCTGCTCATCGTGCAGATTCCCGGCTCCTCGGGCATGTTCCCCATCGAGATGATGCCGGACTTCTTCCAGGTCATTCATCCGCTTCTGCCCTTCACCTATTCCATCGACGCCATGCGCGAGGCCATCGGCGGCTTTTACGGGATGGACTATCTGCACGACATGTTGCTGCTGGGACTTCTGTTCGTGCCCCTGGGGTTCGCCATCGGACTGGGCATCGGGCGCTGCGATTTCAATTTGAACCTCATGTTCGACGAGAAGCTGGGGGCGACCGACCTGCTTCTGGCCGAGCCGGTCACGGCCAGCGCCAAAGCCGCAGGGCAGACGCCGGCCCGGTACCGCACGCGCACGCTCGTCCGCGCGCTGCTGAACATCGACGCCTTCCGCCAGGCCCTCATCGCCCGAGCCGAGCGTTTCCACCGCGCCTACCCGGTACTGCGGCGCATCGGCTGGGTGGCGCTTATCGCGCAACCGCTGGTCACCTTCGCCATTATGGTGCTGGTGCATGCCGACGTGGATACGCGCGTCATGATGCTCATGGCCATGGTGGTGGGGATCATCGTGGTGGACACGTATCTCATCGTGATTTCATACCTGGACACCAACCTCGCGCACCAGCTTGCCCTGGCGAACCTGAACGCCGAGGAGCTGCAGAAACGCGCTAGCGGGCAGATTGGTGGTGATTCGGCGTGA
- a CDS encoding YhgE/Pip domain-containing protein, giving the protein MRVIWDIFSGDVRNLFRNVIAAIVVMGLALVPPMYAWFTTLGFWDPYDNTGNIKVAVASEDAGYTSDLIPTPINAGEQIIGKLRANDQFAWQFVSAEAAVEGVRSGEYYAALVIPKEFSRDLMTVFSNDITEPKIIYYDNEKENAIAQRVTATGASTLQETIDETFTETVASVALGTTSSLTSFMSGDGILTYAQTLGSRLGEAVGEVGAAADQAQAYADLMGSTTSLVNATASILKEAGKAPDATAPLVSEAQEGLTSGRGGLSAASTAAEKALTAADASYDAVARAADEAFATMKDDPAAAQGVLAACRSDVQGLAQAYQTMRDTLAGADPDSPAVAALDRIIAQLGTLEANLATAESAIASDAASIDEAHTKVTDSINQARAGLHDSMSTYNDQLKGELASLADSLQKVGADTETLAESLKDTADSLGDSTDSLAANLATAEASLHKTTETLRTAESQLAQARDDLQHALDTGDIDEVRRIIGDNPAAIAQFLAAPTHLERHAVYPMADNGSAMSPFYTSLALWIGAIFMVALMSVTVSPARQAALTKKFGRAPRPGELYLGRYGVFCLLGLAQALIVGLGNVFFLGVECEHFWLYLAACCLASVVFTNLVYTLTVSFGNIGKALAIIGLVLQLAGAGGLMPVQMLSAPLFQEIYPWLPFAHSMPALEGAMAGIYGDQYLVQMGLLAAILVPSLILGLVLRRPVIRLNDWVLAKLDETKFL; this is encoded by the coding sequence GTGAGGGTGATTTGGGACATTTTCTCGGGTGATGTGCGGAACCTGTTCCGGAACGTCATTGCTGCCATTGTGGTGATGGGACTGGCGCTCGTGCCGCCCATGTACGCCTGGTTTACAACGCTCGGCTTCTGGGATCCCTACGACAACACCGGCAACATCAAGGTGGCCGTGGCCTCGGAAGACGCCGGCTACACCTCCGACCTCATACCGACGCCCATTAACGCTGGCGAGCAAATCATCGGCAAGCTGCGGGCCAACGACCAGTTCGCCTGGCAGTTCGTCAGCGCCGAGGCGGCTGTGGAAGGCGTGCGGTCGGGCGAGTATTACGCAGCCCTGGTCATCCCGAAAGAGTTCTCGCGTGACCTCATGACCGTGTTCTCCAACGACATCACGGAGCCGAAGATCATCTACTACGACAACGAGAAGGAAAACGCCATCGCCCAGCGCGTGACAGCCACAGGCGCGAGCACCTTGCAGGAGACCATCGACGAGACGTTCACGGAAACCGTGGCGTCGGTGGCCTTGGGCACCACGAGCAGTCTCACCTCGTTCATGAGCGGCGACGGCATTCTCACCTACGCGCAAACCTTGGGGTCGCGCCTTGGCGAGGCGGTGGGCGAAGTGGGCGCGGCAGCCGACCAGGCCCAGGCCTACGCCGATCTCATGGGGTCCACGACCTCGCTCGTGAACGCGACGGCGAGCATTCTGAAGGAGGCGGGGAAGGCGCCCGACGCTACCGCTCCTTTGGTGAGCGAGGCACAAGAGGGCCTGACGAGCGGCCGGGGCGGGCTTTCCGCCGCGAGCACCGCAGCCGAGAAGGCACTCACCGCTGCCGATGCCAGCTACGACGCTGTAGCCCGCGCCGCCGATGAAGCCTTCGCCACCATGAAAGACGACCCAGCCGCGGCCCAGGGCGTGCTGGCCGCCTGTCGCTCGGACGTGCAGGGACTCGCCCAAGCCTACCAGACCATGCGCGACACCCTGGCCGGAGCCGACCCGGACAGCCCGGCCGTCGCCGCCCTTGACCGCATCATCGCCCAGCTGGGCACGCTGGAGGCGAACCTCGCCACCGCCGAGAGCGCCATCGCAAGCGACGCAGCATCCATCGACGAGGCGCACACCAAGGTGACTGACAGCATCAACCAAGCGCGTGCGGGTCTGCACGACTCGATGAGCACCTATAACGACCAGCTAAAAGGCGAGCTGGCGTCGCTGGCCGACAGCTTGCAGAAGGTGGGCGCCGATACCGAAACTCTGGCCGAATCGCTGAAGGACACCGCGGACAGCCTGGGCGACAGCACCGATTCTCTGGCCGCGAACCTCGCCACCGCCGAGGCGTCGCTGCACAAGACCACCGAAACCCTGCGCACGGCGGAAAGCCAGCTCGCCCAGGCCCGCGACGACTTGCAGCACGCCCTGGACACCGGCGATATCGACGAAGTGCGCCGCATCATCGGCGATAACCCGGCCGCCATCGCCCAGTTCCTCGCCGCGCCGACGCACCTGGAACGTCACGCGGTGTACCCCATGGCCGACAACGGCAGCGCCATGAGTCCCTTCTACACCTCCCTCGCGCTGTGGATCGGCGCCATCTTCATGGTGGCCCTCATGAGCGTGACCGTTTCCCCCGCGCGCCAGGCCGCCCTGACGAAGAAGTTCGGGCGCGCGCCGCGGCCGGGCGAGCTGTACCTTGGCCGCTACGGGGTGTTCTGCCTGCTGGGCCTCGCCCAAGCGCTCATCGTGGGACTCGGCAACGTGTTCTTCCTCGGCGTGGAGTGCGAGCATTTCTGGCTGTATCTGGCAGCCTGTTGCTTGGCATCGGTGGTGTTCACGAACCTGGTGTACACGCTGACGGTGTCCTTTGGCAACATCGGCAAGGCGCTCGCCATCATCGGGCTCGTGCTGCAACTGGCCGGCGCCGGCGGCCTCATGCCGGTGCAGATGCTGTCGGCCCCGCTGTTCCAGGAGATTTACCCGTGGCTGCCCTTTGCCCATTCCATGCCGGCGTTAGAAGGAGCCATGGCCGGCATCTACGGCGACCAGTACCTCGTGCAGATGGGCCTGCTCGCGGCCATCCTCGTGCCGAGCCTGATCCTCGGCCTCGTCCTGCGCCGCCCCGTCATCCGCCTGAACGACTGGGTGCTCGCCAAACTGGATGAGACGAAATTTTTGTAG
- the hydF gene encoding [FeFe] hydrogenase H-cluster maturation GTPase HydF, giving the protein MSLNDTPSGERAHIVFFGVRNAGKSSLVNALTSQTVSVVSDVAGTTTDPVRKAMELAPAGPVLIVDTPGIDDVGDVGDLRVQRAEAALNEADVAVLVMDATCGMTAFDERLIAAFQARRIPYVIAENKADLLVEEERAGSSDQPSLFEPGKILCPTAAPESSECLCASLREEDGASERIEEGVQGNRDASLPLSARAREERGGCGSEAPGSASLWAVRVRVSARTGEGLDDLKRALATLAADTAGERRLVGDLLEPGDVVVLVIPLDSAAPKGRIILPQQQVMRDALEVGAFPCATGVEGLPDLLAALARPPRLVVTDSQVFGEVDALLPAEVPLTSFSILMARYKGDLPAQLEAVRALESLTDNDTVLIAEGCTHHRTCEDIGTVKLPRLIRAISGTDPQFAFTSGRDFPDDLSPYAAIVHCGGCTLNARDMASRIQRARAQQVPLTNYGMTIARAHNILPRALAPLDA; this is encoded by the coding sequence ATGTCCCTGAACGATACCCCTTCCGGCGAGCGCGCGCACATCGTCTTCTTCGGTGTGCGCAATGCCGGCAAGTCCAGCCTGGTGAACGCGCTGACGAGCCAGACCGTCTCCGTAGTGTCCGATGTCGCCGGCACCACCACCGACCCGGTGCGCAAGGCCATGGAACTGGCACCGGCCGGCCCCGTGCTCATTGTTGACACTCCAGGTATCGACGACGTCGGCGATGTGGGCGACCTACGTGTCCAGCGAGCCGAGGCCGCCCTGAACGAGGCCGACGTTGCCGTGCTCGTGATGGACGCCACCTGTGGCATGACTGCCTTCGACGAGAGGCTCATCGCTGCCTTCCAGGCGCGCCGCATCCCCTACGTCATCGCCGAGAACAAAGCCGACTTGCTTGTGGAGGAAGAGCGCGCTGGTTCCTCGGATCAGCCTTCCCTGTTTGAGCCGGGAAAGATATTGTGCCCTACCGCTGCGCCAGAGTCGAGCGAATGTCTCTGCGCTTCGTTGCGAGAAGAAGACGGAGCTTCCGAGAGGATCGAGGAAGGAGTTCAAGGCAACCGCGATGCCTCCTTGCCTCTTAGCGCTCGTGCCCGTGAGGAGAGAGGGGGTTGCGGTTCGGAAGCTCCGGGGAGTGCTTCTCTCTGGGCCGTCCGCGTGCGCGTATCGGCGCGGACAGGGGAGGGACTGGACGACTTGAAGCGCGCCCTCGCCACCCTGGCCGCCGACACGGCGGGGGAGCGGCGGCTCGTGGGCGACTTGCTCGAGCCCGGTGATGTGGTCGTGCTCGTCATCCCGCTGGACTCCGCCGCCCCCAAGGGTCGCATCATCTTGCCCCAGCAGCAGGTCATGCGCGACGCGCTGGAAGTGGGCGCCTTCCCCTGCGCCACCGGCGTCGAAGGGCTGCCTGACTTGCTGGCCGCCCTCGCCCGGCCGCCGCGCCTGGTGGTGACCGACTCCCAGGTCTTCGGCGAGGTAGACGCCTTGCTGCCAGCCGAGGTGCCGCTTACCTCGTTTTCAATCCTTATGGCCCGCTACAAGGGCGACCTGCCCGCCCAACTGGAAGCGGTGCGCGCTCTGGAAAGCCTGACCGACAACGATACCGTGCTCATCGCCGAGGGTTGCACCCACCACCGTACCTGCGAGGACATCGGCACGGTGAAGCTGCCCCGGCTCATCCGCGCCATCAGCGGCACCGATCCCCAGTTCGCCTTCACCTCCGGCCGCGACTTCCCTGACGATCTTTCTCCCTACGCCGCCATCGTCCACTGCGGCGGCTGCACTTTGAACGCCCGCGACATGGCCTCCCGCATCCAGCGCGCCCGCGCCCAGCAGGTTCCCCTCACCAACTACGGCATGACCATCGCCCGCGCCCACAACATCCTCCCCCGCGCCCTCGCCCCCTTGGACGCATAG
- the hydG gene encoding [FeFe] hydrogenase H-cluster radical SAM maturase HydG: MIRYDVRSPRADDFINHQEILDTLAYAAMHRHDAALARSILEKARANLTPAHDHGTTLTHREASVLLACEDPEVNAEIHQLARDIKQAYYGNRIVLFAPLYLSNHCVNGCLYCPYHAKNRDIPRRKLTQEEIRAEVIALQDMGHKRLAIEAGEDPAHNPLDYILESLQTIYTTKHANGAIRRVNVNIAATTEDAYRQLKAAEIGTYILFQETYHRARYEELHPSGPKADYAWHTEAHDRAMAAGIDDVGLGVLFGLEGYAYEFAGLLMHAEHLEAAFGVGPHTISVPRVKPASDIDPDDFDNGIPDEMFEKIIALIRIAVPYTGMIISTRESQEVRAAALQLGVSQISGGSRTSVGGYVDEARPHDTEQFDVSDQRTLDEVIGWLMDEGHLPSFCTACYRAGRTGDRFMEFCKSGQIQDFCQPNALLTLGEYLCDYASPEVAEKGWKMIDAELARVPDDRRRALATDYLARIRTGARDFRF, encoded by the coding sequence ATGATTCGCTATGATGTGCGCTCGCCTCGCGCCGATGATTTCATTAACCACCAGGAAATCCTCGACACCCTGGCCTATGCCGCCATGCATCGGCACGACGCCGCTCTGGCGCGTTCCATCCTGGAAAAGGCCCGGGCAAACCTGACGCCGGCCCACGACCACGGTACGACGCTCACTCACCGCGAGGCCTCGGTGCTTCTGGCCTGCGAGGATCCGGAGGTGAACGCCGAGATCCACCAGCTCGCCCGCGACATCAAGCAGGCCTATTACGGCAACCGCATTGTGCTGTTCGCGCCGCTCTATCTTTCCAACCACTGCGTGAACGGGTGTCTTTACTGCCCCTACCACGCGAAGAACCGCGACATTCCGCGCCGCAAGCTCACGCAGGAGGAGATTCGCGCTGAGGTTATCGCCCTGCAGGACATGGGTCACAAGAGGTTGGCCATCGAGGCGGGGGAGGATCCGGCCCATAACCCGCTCGACTATATTCTGGAAAGCCTTCAGACCATCTACACCACGAAGCACGCCAATGGCGCCATCCGCCGCGTGAACGTGAACATCGCCGCCACCACGGAGGACGCCTATCGCCAGCTGAAGGCGGCGGAAATCGGCACCTACATCCTGTTTCAGGAGACCTACCACCGCGCCCGCTACGAGGAGCTGCACCCCTCAGGCCCCAAGGCCGACTACGCCTGGCACACTGAGGCCCACGACCGCGCCATGGCCGCCGGCATCGACGACGTGGGGCTCGGCGTGCTGTTCGGCCTGGAGGGCTACGCCTACGAGTTCGCGGGCCTGCTCATGCACGCCGAACACCTGGAGGCGGCGTTCGGCGTGGGGCCGCACACCATCTCGGTGCCGCGGGTGAAGCCGGCGAGCGACATCGACCCCGACGATTTCGATAACGGCATTCCCGACGAAATGTTCGAGAAGATCATCGCGCTCATCCGCATCGCGGTGCCCTACACGGGCATGATCATCTCCACCCGCGAGTCTCAAGAGGTGCGCGCAGCGGCGCTGCAACTGGGCGTCTCGCAGATCTCCGGCGGCAGCCGCACCAGCGTGGGCGGCTACGTGGACGAGGCACGCCCCCACGACACCGAGCAGTTCGACGTGTCCGATCAGCGCACCTTGGACGAGGTCATCGGCTGGCTCATGGACGAGGGCCACCTTCCCAGCTTCTGCACCGCGTGCTATCGCGCCGGCCGCACGGGCGATCGTTTCATGGAATTCTGCAAGAGCGGCCAGATCCAGGACTTCTGCCAGCCGAACGCCCTGCTCACATTGGGCGAGTACCTGTGCGACTATGCCAGCCCCGAGGTGGCGGAGAAGGGCTGGAAGATGATCGACGCCGAGCTCGCCCGCGTCCCCGACGACCGCCGCCGCGCCCTCGCCACGGACTACCTCGCCCGCATCCGCACCGGCGCCCGCGACTTCCGGTTCTAG
- the hydE gene encoding [FeFe] hydrogenase H-cluster radical SAM maturase HydE gives MTDRPATLAAKLARGHGLSLDEYAALIDARTPALAAELAGCAREACEAVYGDGVFARGLIEFTNICANDCHYCGIRRSNRACERYRLTGEQILACAEEGWQAGFRTFVLQGGEDPAATDEWLADVVGALKAVHPGCAVTLSVGERSRESYERLRAAGADRYLLRHETATAAHYRQLHPAVMTLQRRMACLSALREAGFAVGAGFMVGSPFQTAERLAADLAFVQEFRPEMCGIGPFVPHRDTPFAAEAPGTVELTCYLLSLVRLAHPTVLLPATTALEALDPHGREKGILAGANVVMPNLSPPEHQGDYALYDGKPRSSAGAARKWADLAAQLEPLGRRLVVDRGNPMKEKTYDSL, from the coding sequence ATGACCGACAGACCAGCGACACTGGCTGCGAAGCTCGCGCGCGGGCACGGCCTTTCCCTGGACGAGTACGCCGCGCTCATTGATGCCCGCACCCCGGCGCTGGCCGCCGAGCTGGCCGGGTGCGCGCGGGAGGCGTGCGAGGCCGTCTACGGGGACGGCGTGTTCGCACGCGGGCTCATCGAGTTCACGAACATCTGCGCCAACGACTGCCACTACTGCGGCATCCGGCGCAGCAACCGCGCCTGCGAGCGCTACCGCCTTACCGGTGAGCAGATTCTGGCCTGCGCCGAGGAAGGGTGGCAGGCAGGCTTCCGCACCTTCGTGCTGCAGGGCGGGGAAGATCCGGCGGCGACCGACGAGTGGCTGGCCGACGTGGTGGGCGCGCTGAAGGCGGTCCATCCGGGCTGCGCCGTCACCCTGTCGGTGGGGGAGCGCTCGCGGGAAAGCTACGAGCGCCTGCGCGCCGCCGGGGCCGACCGCTACCTGCTGCGCCACGAGACGGCCACGGCCGCCCATTACCGGCAGCTGCACCCGGCGGTCATGACGCTTCAGCGCCGCATGGCGTGCCTGTCCGCCTTGCGCGAGGCCGGGTTCGCCGTGGGCGCCGGCTTCATGGTGGGCTCGCCCTTCCAAACGGCGGAACGGCTGGCGGCCGACCTCGCGTTCGTTCAGGAGTTCCGCCCCGAGATGTGCGGCATCGGGCCCTTTGTGCCTCACCGCGACACCCCCTTCGCCGCCGAGGCACCCGGCACGGTTGAGCTCACCTGCTACCTGTTGTCCCTCGTTCGCCTGGCGCACCCGACGGTGCTGCTGCCGGCCACGACGGCGCTGGAGGCGCTGGATCCTCACGGCCGCGAAAAGGGCATTCTCGCCGGGGCCAACGTCGTGATGCCGAACTTGTCGCCGCCCGAGCACCAGGGCGACTACGCACTCTACGATGGGAAGCCCCGCTCGTCGGCCGGCGCGGCCCGCAAGTGGGCCGACCTGGCGGCGCAGCTTGAGCCCTTGGGCCGCCGCCTCGTGGTAGACCGCGGGAACCCTATGAAGGAGAAAACCTATGATTCGCTATGA
- a CDS encoding [FeFe] hydrogenase, group A has protein sequence MVTITLNGQAVEVAEGSTLLEAATAAGVNIPTLCYLKDLNCIGSCRVCLVDVEGQGLVAACNTAAAEGMVVRTDTPQVAAARRANLQAIMDDHRALCATCVRQDTCALRFLSSTFNLQDAGEALPVPEPWDATFPLQRDSSKCIKCMRCVAICDKVQHCGVWDFTGAGPSMKVIVRDNLPIADAGCALCGQCITHCPTGALTARDDVSRIMDAILDPAVETVVQVAPAVRAAWGEGVGLSRDEATPGRLAAALHAVGFDRVFDTDFAADLTIMEEGSEFVEFLGSDAPRPMFTSCCPGWVRFVKQHYPQFTAQLSSAKSPHQMMGAVVKNTLAAEADEAGRRLFVVSIMPCVAKKYECDVPELSTVVGATHGNGTSDANLAPDAPAAPELAAEATPDVDAVLTVREFGRLLRLVGVDCAALPEASFDSPLGLSTGAATIFGRTGGVMEAALRSAAYLITGENPDFSACDTTAATPETPWMSRELAIGDATVRIAVASGLENTSKLLDALESGEAAFDFVEIMACPGGCVGGGGQPIRFNSELAQTRAGVLNRLDAADKLRYSHENPDIAKLYADWIGEPLSHTAHEWLHTDQESWKI, from the coding sequence ATGGTAACCATCACGTTGAACGGCCAGGCTGTGGAGGTGGCCGAGGGCTCCACGCTGCTCGAGGCCGCCACGGCGGCGGGCGTTAACATTCCCACGCTGTGCTATTTGAAGGATCTGAACTGCATCGGCTCGTGCCGGGTGTGCTTGGTGGACGTGGAGGGCCAGGGCCTGGTGGCGGCGTGCAACACCGCCGCGGCCGAGGGCATGGTCGTGCGCACCGACACCCCGCAGGTAGCTGCGGCGCGCCGGGCGAACCTGCAGGCCATCATGGACGACCATCGGGCCCTGTGCGCCACCTGCGTGCGCCAGGACACCTGCGCCCTGCGCTTCCTTTCCAGCACCTTCAACCTGCAGGATGCCGGCGAGGCCCTGCCGGTGCCGGAGCCGTGGGATGCCACCTTCCCGCTGCAGCGCGACAGCAGCAAGTGCATCAAGTGCATGCGCTGCGTGGCCATCTGCGACAAGGTGCAGCACTGCGGCGTGTGGGACTTCACCGGCGCAGGCCCCTCGATGAAGGTGATCGTGCGCGACAACCTGCCCATCGCCGACGCCGGCTGCGCGCTGTGCGGCCAGTGCATCACCCACTGCCCCACGGGCGCCCTTACCGCCCGCGACGACGTGAGCCGCATCATGGACGCCATTCTGGACCCGGCCGTGGAGACCGTGGTGCAGGTGGCCCCGGCCGTGCGTGCCGCCTGGGGGGAGGGTGTGGGGCTTTCCCGCGACGAGGCCACGCCGGGACGCTTGGCCGCGGCCCTGCACGCGGTGGGCTTCGACCGCGTCTTCGACACCGATTTCGCCGCCGACCTCACCATTATGGAAGAGGGCAGCGAGTTCGTGGAGTTCCTGGGCTCCGACGCGCCCCGCCCCATGTTCACGAGCTGCTGCCCCGGGTGGGTGCGTTTCGTGAAGCAGCACTATCCACAGTTCACGGCCCAGCTATCCAGCGCCAAGTCGCCGCACCAGATGATGGGCGCCGTGGTGAAGAACACGCTTGCGGCCGAGGCCGACGAGGCCGGCCGCCGGCTGTTCGTCGTGTCCATCATGCCCTGCGTGGCGAAGAAGTACGAGTGCGACGTGCCGGAGCTTTCCACGGTGGTCGGCGCGACCCATGGGAACGGCACGAGCGACGCGAACCTGGCGCCCGACGCCCCGGCCGCCCCGGAGCTGGCCGCCGAGGCGACGCCGGATGTGGACGCCGTGCTCACCGTGCGCGAGTTCGGCCGCCTGCTGCGTTTGGTGGGCGTCGATTGCGCGGCGCTTCCCGAGGCGTCCTTCGACAGCCCCCTCGGTTTGTCCACCGGAGCGGCCACCATCTTCGGGCGCACCGGCGGCGTCATGGAGGCGGCCCTGCGCTCGGCAGCCTACCTCATCACCGGCGAGAACCCCGATTTCAGCGCCTGCGACACCACGGCCGCCACGCCTGAGACGCCCTGGATGTCCCGCGAGCTTGCCATCGGCGACGCCACCGTGCGCATCGCCGTGGCCAGCGGCTTGGAGAACACGTCGAAGCTTTTGGACGCGTTGGAGTCTGGCGAGGCCGCCTTCGATTTCGTGGAAATTATGGCATGCCCCGGCGGCTGCGTGGGCGGCGGTGGCCAGCCCATCCGGTTCAACAGCGAACTGGCCCAGACGCGGGCCGGGGTGCTGAATCGGCTCGACGCTGCGGACAAGTTGCGCTACTCCCACGAGAACCCCGACATTGCGAAGCTGTACGCCGACTGGATCGGCGAGCCGCTGTCGCATACGGCCCACGAGTGGCTGCACACCGATCAGGAAAGCTGGAAGATCTAG